GAATAACCTTCCAACTTGTATGCTATCATAGTCCCAAGATAGGATGCTATCAAAACGCCAAGTATCATCGGAAGAACAATCCCCCAAGCAATATAGCCTGTATGCATGCTTATCTCAATCGCAGGGCTGCTGTACATATACACCAAAGTGTTAAAAAAAGCTGACACAATAATAGAAGAAACTGAAATATTCACCGCTCTCTTAACCGATAAGTTAAACAAAGTAGAAAGCATAGGTACAATCACTATTCCCCCGCCTAATCCTGTTAAGGGGGAAACTATGCCCGCTATGCATCCCGTAAGTGCATACTTCCAGTACGCTAATTCAGTAAAAACTTTATTTTCATCTGCTTTTTTTTGTGTGTGCCGTGCTGCCTTCAAAGTTTTGACGATGGTTAAAACCAAAATTGCGCTAAAAACAACTAAAAAAGTACGTTTATCATACCAATTGCTTTGCTGTATAAAATAACTTATTGACATAGAAACTATAGCCGATGGCACGCCCACCCAAAGTAAAGCACTGCCGTAAAAAGTCTTTTGCTTAATCTGCCTTACAATGCTCGATAAACTCGCAAACAAAGTAGCAAAAATAGAATTCGCTAAAATAAATCTCGTAATTTCGTAGGTATCTTGAACGTATTCCTTAAAAACATACTGCAAAATAATAATATAAATCAATCCCCCTCCTATGCCCAACAAGCCCGCTAAAAAACCTCCTACTAAACCTAATCCAAATAAAATAAACCAAAGTGCACTACTCATCCTTCTGTTTGTGCGAAAATTCTATAATGTAGTCTGTAAGTATTCGGTATAATGTTTCGTAGTGCGGGAATTCTTTCTGCAACATTTTAATATGCATTTCAATGGTAGATAGGTCTTTTCGCTTTGCAGGACCTGTTTGCATGTATATAGGTTGAGTATCGGCTATTTTTAGTAAAGTTTCCTTCAACAACGGGTAATAAATAGTATGTGTTAAACCTTGTTTTTGAGTAACTTCGTGTGCTACTTGCATTAAGTAGTTAAAAAAGTTTTGGGCAAATACTGCACCCAAGTGTATGTATTTTCGTTTTTGGCTATCTGCACGAAGGGGCTGTGCTTCCAAGCTAGAGGCTAATTTGAACAATATATTTTCTACTTCTGTACTGTGCGCTTCTATAAAAATAGGGACATTTTGCCAACTAACTATGCGATTTTTAGAAAATGTTTGTAAAGGATAAAATACTGCGCCTTTGTCGGTATGTTGCTCAAAAACTTCTATGCCTACACTCCCTGAAGTATGTGCAATAACTTGCAAATCGTGCAGAATAGAGAAATCTATTTGCTTAATTACGTTAGCAACTTGGCTATCTTGGACTGCAATCAAAATGACGTGAGTAAGTTCAGGGATGTAATTTACACAAGCAGACCAGCGGCTATTGTAGCCTGTTAGTTGGGATAGTGCCAGAAGAGACTTGCCCACTACACTAACATTATACTGATGAGATAGTGCGACGGCTAAGTTTTCAGCTACGCCTCCTGTGCCAATAAGTGTAATGTTCATGACAATACTTTTTCTACTAATATGCTGACTTTATTGTTAAGTACTTCTATTACGCCGCCCTCTATTTTGAAAGTAGTGCTTTTACCTTTTTGGCTGATGCTTAAATCGCCTTTGGATAGAGTAGAGATTATAGGTGCGTGTTTATCTTTGACTTCGAAACTTCCTGCGGCACCAGGTAATTTAACACTTTCGGCATCGCCTTGAAAAATAATACGTTCAGGGGAAATAATTTCTACAAACATGTTGCAAATATACAAGTAAGCCACAAGATAACAACTGTTTTTACAGAAATGAACAAAAATAATTGGTTTTGAAAAGTTTGTAATTTTTTGGGCGTGCCCTTGCCCATACTTCGCTGCGCTTGTATGGGCAAGGTCGGCGTGCTGCGGGCTACGCTATCGCTTCGGTGCTGCGCTTCGCTACGCACCGTGCTGACGCACGCCCTTCGCATGCCTCACGCAGATAAGCCACAAGCATACTAATCTCACTTGTTCAATACTTAACCCTGTAAGTATTTGAAAATGAACGATAAAAAGGTAAAAAACAAGGTTTAAACTTGTAAATTATTGAAAATCAATTAAAAATAAGATAAAACTTATATGCTCAGGGTTGAAGGGGTATAACAAGTCCATGTATTCAAGGTTTAATCTTGCAAGTACCTGAAAATGAATACAAAATAAGATAAAATA
The sequence above is a segment of the Bacteroidia bacterium genome. Coding sequences within it:
- a CDS encoding sulfite exporter TauE/SafE family protein, with translation MSSALWFILFGLGLVGGFLAGLLGIGGGLIYIIILQYVFKEYVQDTYEITRFILANSIFATLFASLSSIVRQIKQKTFYGSALLWVGVPSAIVSMSISYFIQQSNWYDKRTFLVVFSAILVLTIVKTLKAARHTQKKADENKVFTELAYWKYALTGCIAGIVSPLTGLGGGIVIVPMLSTLFNLSVKRAVNISVSSIIVSAFFNTLVYMYSSPAIEISMHTGYIAWGIVLPMILGVLIASYLGTMIAYKLEGYS
- a CDS encoding DUF2520 domain-containing protein, with product MNITLIGTGGVAENLAVALSHQYNVSVVGKSLLALSQLTGYNSRWSACVNYIPELTHVILIAVQDSQVANVIKQIDFSILHDLQVIAHTSGSVGIEVFEQHTDKGAVFYPLQTFSKNRIVSWQNVPIFIEAHSTEVENILFKLASSLEAQPLRADSQKRKYIHLGAVFAQNFFNYLMQVAHEVTQKQGLTHTIYYPLLKETLLKIADTQPIYMQTGPAKRKDLSTIEMHIKMLQKEFPHYETLYRILTDYIIEFSHKQKDE
- the atpC gene encoding ATP synthase F1 subunit epsilon; the protein is MFVEIISPERIIFQGDAESVKLPGAAGSFEVKDKHAPIISTLSKGDLSISQKGKSTTFKIEGGVIEVLNNKVSILVEKVLS